In Thalassoglobus sp. JC818, a single window of DNA contains:
- a CDS encoding VOC family protein: protein MGNFNREKNRLVWFDLPVEDLDRAAEFYRHVLAVGVAIEEFNGTRFGVIDHEDGNGGCLVIQSEEITPAKGPLIYLNVHGRINDAIECVANYGGEVLEEVHSIGPHGLRAIILDTEGNRVALHSDHVDDA from the coding sequence ATGGGCAATTTTAATCGTGAGAAGAACCGTCTCGTCTGGTTTGATCTGCCTGTCGAAGACCTCGATCGGGCAGCGGAGTTTTATCGACACGTGCTGGCAGTTGGAGTGGCCATTGAAGAATTCAACGGCACCCGATTTGGTGTCATCGATCACGAAGACGGCAACGGAGGGTGTCTCGTGATTCAAAGTGAAGAGATCACTCCTGCCAAGGGACCGCTGATTTATCTCAACGTTCACGGACGAATCAATGACGCTATTGAGTGTGTGGCCAACTACGGAGGTGAAGTTCTCGAGGAAGTCCATTCAATTGGACCTCACGGCTTGCGAGCCATTATTCTCGACACCGAAGGCAACCGAGTCGCACTGCATTCAGATCATGTTGACGATGCATGA